In Rhinopithecus roxellana isolate Shanxi Qingling chromosome 4, ASM756505v1, whole genome shotgun sequence, a single genomic region encodes these proteins:
- the TCTE3 gene encoding tctex1 domain-containing protein 3: MEKRGRGVKSSPIQTPNQTSQQAPVTPRKERRPSMFEKEAYAQILRERLRESIHDVQYVEPPFDDSIADIGKEWKSALAKLKFANSYRMEPLKKFQAHSVETKIQQILTESLKDVKYDDKVFSHLSLELADRILLAVKEFGYHRYKFIIKVLFIQKTGQAINIASRWIWDVAWDSWVAAKHEAESYIALVLVFALYYE, translated from the exons atgGAGAAGCGAGGCCGAGGCGTGAAGTCGAGCCCTATCCAGACCCCGAACCAGACCTCTCAGCAGGCGCCGGTGACGCCTAGGAAAGAGAGGAGGCCTAGCATGTTCGAGAAGGAGGCA tATGCACAGATTTTAAGAGAAAGACTGAGAGAGTCAATTCACGATGTTCAGTATGTAGAGCCTCCTTTTGATGACTCAATTGCTGATATAGGTAAAGAATGGAAGAGTGCCCTGGCAAAATTAAAGTTTGCTAATTCATATAGAATGGAGCCACTGAAGAAATTCCAAGCTCATTCAGTAGAAACTAAAATCCAGCAGATACTAACC GAAAGTCTTAAAGATGTCAAATATGATGATAAAGTATTCTCTCACTTGTCACTTGAATTGGCAGACCGCATACTGTTAGCAGTCAAAGAATTTGGGTATCACCGTTATAAGttcattataaaagtattatttattcaaaagactGGCCAAGCAATAAAT ATTGCCAGCAGATGGATCTGGGATGTTGCATGGGACAGCTGGGTCGCAGCTAAACACGAAGCAGAATCCTACATAGCACTGGTCTTGGTGTTTGCCCTTTATTATGAATAG